The following proteins are co-located in the Betta splendens chromosome 9, fBetSpl5.4, whole genome shotgun sequence genome:
- the LOC114862966 gene encoding nuclear factor 7, brain-like codes for MAEKISLVESFLSCNVCSETFRDPVSLSCSHSFCSSCLTQFWEQAGNKNCPICKRRSLEDNPTINLSLKELADSFAGRKNSDSPEGEQEKEDKKEEVVCDKHPDVPYWFCKDEDRAVCPVCDFSLHHSHQVVPVEQAASDLKEQLKSDLKSLQDKRSKYKQVEQSYNEMIQHSKKQLSSTEKQIRAEFKQLHHFLEEEEESRLAALREEEEQKRKTMSREMKRIEEHISSLSDSICAVEEELHKDHVPFLSSYKATQTRARAQSSVSDPQLLSGALIDVAKHLGNLSFRVWDKMKDKVHFRPVILDPNTAHGELHLSDDLTSVRRGNTDQQLPDNPERFTECPDVLGSEGFSSGKHSWEVEVGDHPDWIVGLAKESVERKGEHLASPKYGIWCLFHRDGKYTNGCGKTVTVKKSLQRIRVQLDYNRGEVSFYDHEDMTHIYTHRDTFTEKLFPYFYIGEAADAKT; via the coding sequence ATGGCTGAGAAGATTTCTCTTGTTGAAAGTTTCCTGAGCTGTAATGTTTGTTCAGAGACGTTCAGAGATcctgtgtctctgagctgcagccacagcttctgTTCAAGCTGCCTGACACAATTCTGGGAACAAGCTGGAAACAAGAACTGTCCCATCTGTAAAAGAAGATCTTTGGAGGATAACCCAACTATTAACCTTTCTCTCAAAGAACTGGCTGACTCGTTTGCTGGAAGAAAAAATAGTGATTCACCTGAAGGagaacaggaaaaagaagacaaaaaggAGGAGGTTGTGTGTGATAAACATCCAGACGTCCCTTATTGGTTCTGTAAGGATGAAGACAGAgctgtgtgtcctgtctgtgactTTTCTCTGCACCACAGTCACCAGGTGGTTCCTGTAGAACaagcagccagtgacctgaaggagcagctgaaatCTGACTTAAAGTCTCTACAGGACAAGAGGAGCAAATACAAACAAGTGGAGCAAAGCTACAATGAAATGATCCAACACTCCAAGAAGCAGCTGTCgtccacagagaagcagatcagagcagagttcaagcagctccaccacttcctggaagaggaagaggagtccAGACTGGCAgctctgagggaggaagaggagcagaagaggaagactatgagcagagagatgaagaggatTGAGGAGCacatctcctctctgtcagaCAGTATCTGTGCTGTTGAAGAAGAGCTGCACAAAGACCACGTGCCGTTCCTCAGCAGTTATAAAGCCACTCAGaccagagccagagcccagagctCAGTGTCAGAtccacagctgctctcaggAGCATTGATAGATGTGGCCAAACACCTGGGCAACCTGTCCTTCAGAGTCTGGGACAAGATGAAGGACAAGGTCCACTTCAGGCCCGTCATTCTGGACCCAAATACTGCACATGGAGAACTCCATCTGTCTGATGATCTGACCAGTGTGAGACGTGGAAACACAGACCAGCAGCTTCCTGATAATCCAGAGAGATTCACTGAGTGTCCTGATGTTCTGGGCTCTGAGGGCTTCAGCTCAGGGAAACACagctgggaggtggaggtgggagatcATCCTGACTGGATTGTGGGTTTGGCTAAAGAATCAGTTGAGAGGAAAGGAGAACATTTAGCTTCACCTAAATATGGAATCTGGTGTTTATTTCATCGTGATGGTAAATACACTAATGGTTGTGGTAAAACTGTGACAGTGAAGAAGAGTCTCCAGAGGATCAGAGTCCAGCTGGACTATAACAGGGGGGAGGTGTCCTTCTATGACCATGAAGACATGACTCACATCTACACTCACAGAGACACTTTCACTGAGAAACTCTTCCCATATTTCTATattggagaagctgctgatgccaaaacc
- the LOC114861771 gene encoding nuclear factor 7, brain-like has product MAEKISLVESFLSCNVCSETFRDPVSLSCNHSFCSSCLTQFWEQAGNKNCPICKRSSLEENPTINLSLKELADSFAGRKNSDSPEGEQEKEDKKKEVVCDKHPDVTYWFCKDEDRAVCPVCDFSLHHSHQVVPVEQAASDLKEQLKSDLKSLQDKRNKYKQVEQSYNEMIQHSKKQLSSTEKQIRAEFKQLHHFLEEEEESRLAALREEEEQKRKTMSREMKRIEEHISSLSDSICAVEEELHKDHVPFLSSYKATQTRARAQSSVSDPQLLSGALIDVAKHLGNLSFRVWDKMKDKVHFRPVILDPNTAHGELHLSDDLTSVRRGNTDQQLPDNPERFTECPDVLGSEGFSSGKHSWEVEVGDHPYWVVGLAKGSIARRGQCYVSPKYGIWCLLHRNGKYTNGCGKTLIVKKSLQRIRVHLDYNRGEVSFYEDEDMTHIYTHRDTFTEKLLPYFSIGEAADAKTTEIKICLNQIIRSCSGK; this is encoded by the coding sequence ATGGCTGAGAAGATTTCTCTTGTTGAAAGTTTCCTGAGCTGTAATGTTTGTTCAGAGACGTTCAGAGATcctgtgtctctgagctgcaACCACAGCTTCTGTTCAAGCTGCCTGACACAATTCTGGGAACAAGCTGGAAACAAGAACTGTCCCATCTGTAAAAGAAGTTCTTTGGAGGAAAATCCAACTATTAACCTTTCTCTCAAAGAACTGGCTGACTCGTTTGCTGGAAGAAAAAATAGTGATTCACCTGAAGGagaacaggaaaaagaagaCAAGAAGAAGGAGGTTGTGTGTGATAAACATCCAGACGTCACTTATTGGTTCTGTAAGGATGAAGACAGAgctgtgtgtcctgtctgtgactTTTCTCTGCACCACAGTCACCAGGTGGTTCCTGTAGAACaagcagccagtgacctgaaggagcagctgaaatCTGACTTAAAGTCTCTACAGGACAAGAggaacaaatacaaacaagtgGAGCAAAGCTACAATGAAATGATCCAACACTCCAAGAAGCAGCTGTCgtccacagagaagcagatcagagcagagttcaagcagctccaccacttcctggaagaggaagaggagtccAGACTGGCAgctctgagggaggaagaggagcagaagaggaagactatgagcagagagatgaagaggatTGAGGAGCacatctcctctctgtcagaCAGTATCTGTGCTGTTGAAGAAGAGCTGCACAAAGACCACGTGCCGTTCCTCAGCAGTTATAAAGCCACTCAGaccagagccagagcccagagctCAGTGTCAGAtccacagctgctctcaggAGCATTGATAGATGTGGCCAAACACCTGGGCAACCTGTCCTTCAGAGTCTGGGACAAGATGAAGGACAAGGTCCACTTCAGGCCCGTCATTCTGGACCCAAATACTGCACATGGAGAACTCCATCTGTCTGATGATCTGACCAGTGTGAGACGTGGAAACACAGACCAGCAGCTTCCTGATAATCCAGAGAGATTCACTGAGTGTCCTGATGTTCTGGGCTCTGAGGGCTTCAGCTCAGGGAAACACagctgggaggtggaggtgggagatcATCCTTATTGGGTTGTGGGTTTGGCTAAAGGTTCAATTGCGAGGAGAGGACAGTGTTATGTTTCACCAAAATATGGAATTTGGTGTTTATTGCATCGTAATGGTAAATACACTAATGGTTGTGGTAAAACTCTGATAGTGAAGAAGAGTCTCCAGAGGATCAGAGTCCATCTGGACTATAACAGGGGGGAGGTGTCCTTCTATGAAGATGAAGACATGACTCACATCTACACTCACAGAGACACTTTCACTGAGAAACTCTTGCCATATTTCAGTattggagaagctgctgatgccAAAACCACTGAAATCAAAATTTGTCTAAATCAGATTATACGCTCATGTTCAGGGAAGTGA